Proteins encoded in a region of the Quercus lobata isolate SW786 chromosome 8, ValleyOak3.0 Primary Assembly, whole genome shotgun sequence genome:
- the LOC115956634 gene encoding uncharacterized protein LOC115956634 has translation MRKEVDELKSVMKDKGGKNLDVMIRRMDSPFTTEVLNRPLSPKFCLPQLESYNGSKDPLDHIESFTTLMLLLQMTPDEVMCRAFPTTLKGAAKVDEAEDQVILKTFQGGLLPGDFFFSITKSPPKTIAELLCKAQKYMNVEDAILVKELKAKRKRDEGTNSNQDKKKETRSGGQTTWKKKELPNRKPRFTNFTPLIMPIEQVLMQIRDDLSLQWPKPISTLVERRDKSKKTKPYKYQRKDDQDRTPKIGHTKPPVGEIKTILGGITIGGTSKSLKKAQGKEINSVHSRLPPMKTPRNDEFDIVFSKRDSRGIRQPYDDPLIIMLRVEEFNIHRVLIDNGSSANIIYLPTFQQMKLEEKKIRPFTSPLVSFTRDRVIPKGIVTLTMIIGTYLA, from the exons ATGAGGAAGGAGGTGGACGAACTAAAAAGTGTTATGAAGGACAAAGGCGGAAAGAATCTGGATGTGATGATTCGAAGGATGGACTCACCTTTCACCACTGAAGTACTAAATCGTCCCCTCTCGCCAAAATTCTGTCTCCCACAGTTGGAATCATATAACGGTTCCAAAGATCCCTTGGATCACATTGAATCATTCACGACACTGATGCTACTACTGCAGATGACCCCAGACGAAGTGATGTGTAGGGCATTCCCAACAACGCTGAAGGGAGCAGCCAAA GTAGACGAAGCTGAAGATCAAGTCATCCTAAAAACCTTCCAAGGAGGATTACTACCAGgagatttcttcttctcaatTACTAAAAGTCCACCAAAAACAATAGCGGAGTTGCTCTGTAAAGCccagaagtacatgaatgtaGAGGATGCAATACTTGTAAAGGAGTTAAAGgcaaaaaggaagagagacgAAGGAACAAATAGCAATCAGGATAAGAAGAAGGAGACACGAAGTGGTGGCCAAACCACATGGAAAAAGAAGGAGCTTCCAAATAGGAAACCCAGGTTTACCAACTTCACTCCTCTAATAATGCCAATTGAGCAGGTCCTTATGCAGATAAGAGATGATCTTTCCCTGCAATGGCCGAAACCAATAAGCACTCTAGTAGAAAGAAGAGACAAGAGCAA AAAGACAAAGCCATACAAGTACCAACGGAAGGACGACCAAGACAGAACTCCGAAGATAGGGCACACCAAACCCCCTGTAGGAGAAATAAAGACCATCTTGGGAGGAATAACAATAGGTGGAACGTCGAAATCCCTAAAAAAGGCGCAGGGAAAGGAGATAAACAGTGTCCATTCACGACTCCCTCCAATGAAGACACCAAGGAATGATGAATTTGATATTGTCTTCTCAAAAAGAGACAGTCGTGGCATCAGGCAACCCTATGACGATCCACTTATAATCATGCTTAGGGTAGAAGAGTTCAACATCCACCGGGTGCTCATTGACAACGGAAGCTCAGCAAATATCATCTACTTGCCTACATTTCAGCAAATGAAGCTGGAGGAGAAGAAGATCAGGCCTTTCACCTCACCTCTAGTAAGCTTCACGAGGGATAGAGTCATCCCTAAAGGCATCGTCACTCTAACTATGATTATAGGAACTTATCTGGCATAG